The sequence below is a genomic window from Bacteroidales bacterium.
TACTAACACATATCATATGAAGTCAAACCGTAATTGGTTGAAATCATGTGCTTAAAGAATAAGTGCGAAACTTTAATTAATGAGTTAATTATATTCGCTATCAGCTTCAATTCCTGGGTTATTATGTTTTTATTAGCCCTAATCAAAACACCCATTTCACGTTGCTTCGCAACGCAAAAAGAGTGTATCCTCGAATGCTTCATCAAAACCTTAGAACCTCTCCCCTTCCAGGATCAAATGAAAAGTACGCTGAACTTGCAACAGATTAATAAATATTGCTTTCGAATCAAAGCTAAATGAACATAATCCAAGTACATTATAGGACAACTGCGAGTTTCTGGCTTTGCTCTTAGGATCCTGCTCTGTCACTATAATTGACTTCGTCGAGCTCCGGTTACTCGGCTCCGCCTTCGTGAGCTTCGCTAAGCTTCGGTTCAGGCACTATGTTAAATTGCAACTCGGTTCTCGCTCACAGGCCTTCCCTCTGCCTCCGCTATGGATTATACAGAGCCAGCCCGCAAGGTTTTTCTGATAAATGTTGTAATTTTAGCAAAACTGCGGAAGTGCTAAATACTGGGAAACAAATAGAATACTGGATCATTTCTGCAAAATCTGATCTTGATACTGCTGAACTGTTAATCCGGGAATCCAGGTTTATCCATGGATTATTCTTTTGCCATCTGGCTATTGAGAAAGGATTAAAAGCTCATGTAATAAAAGCCACTGGTAATATCCCTCCCAAATCACACAACCTGATATATCTACTGGGTCTTTCCAATATTGAGTTTGAAGAAATTTTCGAGGATTTTCTTGGGATTCTGATGAAATATCAGCTCGAAGGTCGGTATCCCGATTACAATCCTGCAATTCCTGCAAAAGATAAAGTCGTTGATTATCTGAATAAAACAAAGGAGATGTTGATATGGATCGAAAGGAAACTATAACCAAAGTCTCAGAATATGTTAGGATCCTGAACGAGTCAGGTTTGCAGATCGAGAAGGCCTTTCTTTTTGGAAGTGCAGCACGGAATGAGGAACGTGAAGAAAGTGATATTGATGTAATGCTCGTATCCAAGAGGTTTGATGACAGTTCTGACGATAAGGCTTTTGGATTGATTTGGAGATTAACTCGTAAGGTTGACACCCGAATTGAACCTTTTGCTGTAGGTCTTTCCCGTTTTGACAATGACGAAAACTTACCCTTGCTTCAGATCGTAAAAAAAGAAGGGATTTCAATATTGTAGCACATTGATTAGTTTATGCTTAACACCCATTTCACGTTGCTTCGCAACGCATCTTTCTGCCGCCGATTATCGGGAAGCTATTGCTGCTCCTGTTCCAGAGTATGCGGAAGTTCGCGTAAGTGAGCAGTCGCCCGGAATTTTGAGGCAAAATCTTTATAGGCTCTATCAACCGCCTCTTCAGAAAGATCCAATACTTTGGCTGCCTCTTTAGCGGGAACTTCATGCTCCCAGGCATACAGGAGATGATCGAGTTGATCAAATGAAATCCGGAAGAAGAATTCCTGGTCGCTTACAGGAAGGCTAAATGTATCGGGACTGGGTTGACGCTTAATAATTTCCGGAATTACCTGGAGATGATCGGAAAGCTGATAAATCTGGTTCTTATATAGATGGGTAAATGGTTCAATATCTGTGCCCCCATCCCCGTATTTACAGAAATCTCCCAGAATAAATTCAGTGCGATTGGTGGTACCGGCAACCAGGAGATTTCTCCTTTCTGCTTCTGTATAAAGATGCAGCATTCGGGCCCTGATTTTAATATTTGCAAAGGATGTTATTGTGAGTAATTCACTGTGCGATAATCTTTTACTCTTCAATTCTCCATCCGGAAGCTGAACCTGAAGACGATAGAAACTGAAACTGGCCCGGTCCAGAAGATCCGTAGGAAGGACAATGTTATATTTTAATCCAGGTTTGTATTCGGGAATCAATTTTTGGAGGAATTCATCCCGCCATTGATATTTTACAATACTATCCACCGTGGACGTGATATCGATTTCTCGATGTTCAATCCCCAGGGCTTTAGCATGCTTAATTGCAAATTCACTACTGATTGGATTTGACTCTGCTTCGGGAAGGACAAGTCCCAGAACTTTTTCCTTACCGATGGCATGGACGGCAACAGCTGCAATACAGGCAGAGTCAATTCCGCCGCTCAATCCCACAATCACTCCTTTTTTACGATAAACGGCATTCATCTGATCCACGATAAAACCGGAGAGCCTGTCCAGCTCCCTGGCGGGATCAATTTTCAGTACATCGAGATTAAAATTCATGGGATAAGTCCTTTTAAAGTGTTGTCATTTATTATAAAAGCTTTCTGAGTGTTTTGATGAAGTTGATGCACAGCAGACCTCGAAGGTCCAGCGGCTTTGCCCTTAATAAGGATTCTCATTGGACTGACCCGGGCCCTTCCCCGTAATCTCCTGGTAGATGGATGTTACCAGGCGTGTTTCGTTTTCATCAAATTCCTTTAAGGTCTCCTCCAGGCTTTTGTCCTGGCTGATCAGTTCCCTGACTTTATCCTGCCTGTCTGCCATCTGCCGGATATGCTGCTGAATTTCCCCGCGTCCGACAGGATCACT
It includes:
- a CDS encoding nucleotidyltransferase domain-containing protein, with product MDRKETITKVSEYVRILNESGLQIEKAFLFGSAARNEEREESDIDVMLVSKRFDDSSDDKAFGLIWRLTRKVDTRIEPFAVGLSRFDNDENLPLLQIVKKEGISIL
- a CDS encoding HEPN domain-containing protein, translated to MLNCNSVLAHRPSLCLRYGLYRASPQGFSDKCCNFSKTAEVLNTGKQIEYWIISAKSDLDTAELLIRESRFIHGLFFCHLAIEKGLKAHVIKATGNIPPKSHNLIYLLGLSNIEFEEIFEDFLGILMKYQLEGRYPDYNPAIPAKDKVVDYLNKTKEMLIWIERKL
- the nadE gene encoding NAD(+) synthase — protein: MNFNLDVLKIDPARELDRLSGFIVDQMNAVYRKKGVIVGLSGGIDSACIAAVAVHAIGKEKVLGLVLPEAESNPISSEFAIKHAKALGIEHREIDITSTVDSIVKYQWRDEFLQKLIPEYKPGLKYNIVLPTDLLDRASFSFYRLQVQLPDGELKSKRLSHSELLTITSFANIKIRARMLHLYTEAERRNLLVAGTTNRTEFILGDFCKYGDGGTDIEPFTHLYKNQIYQLSDHLQVIPEIIKRQPSPDTFSLPVSDQEFFFRISFDQLDHLLYAWEHEVPAKEAAKVLDLSEEAVDRAYKDFASKFRATAHLRELPHTLEQEQQ